ACGGCTATCTGCGCGGCGGCGTGGGCGTCTCCCAGGATGGCGGTATCGAAGAGTGGCAAAAAAATAAAATTGGCCGTCTCGGCAATGAGGCGGACACCTACGGCGAGGTGGAACTGGGCAGCGAGGTCTACAAAAAGGATGACGTCAGCTTTTACGTCGACACCATGGTCAGCATGTTCTCCGATGGCTCTAACGATAATGAAACTACCCTCGGCGACGATGCGCAGTTCGGGTTACGTCAGCTCAATCTGCAGATCAAAGGGCTGGTGCCCGGCGATAAAAATGCGGTGATCTGGGGCGGCAAACGCTACTACCAGCGCCACGATCTGCACATCATCGATACCAAATACTGGAATATCTCCGGCTCCGGCGCGGGCATTGAAAACTATACGCTGGGTCCGGGCGCCATCTCTTTCGCCTGGATCCGTGGCGACGCCAATGATGTCGATTATCGCGTCGATGGCGATAACGACGTGAACATCAACTATCTCGACCTGCGCTATGCCGGCTGGAAACCCTGGAGCGGCGCCTGGACCGAATTCGGCATCGATTACGCCATCCCTAACACCACCAAAAAGCAGGAAGAGTATGGCGGCCTGTATGACGCAGAAAATGGCGTGATGCTGACGGGTGAGATCAGCCAGGATATCTGGGGCGGCTATCAGAAACTGGTCGTGCAATATGCCGATAAAGGGCTGGCGCAGAACATGATTTCGCAGGGCGGCGGCTGGTATGACATGTGGAACGATACCCGCAACGCCAAAGGCTATCGCATCATCAACACCGGCCTGCTTCCGGTTACCGATAAGTTCTCGTTAAACCAGGTATTTACCTGGGGTTCGGCGGATGATGTCACCGCGCAGACCAATAAAAGTACCCTGCTGTCGCTGGTGGGCCGCGGTCAGTATCAGTTTACGCAGTATGTGCGCGCCATCGGCGAAGTGGGCAGTTTCTGGCAGAAAGATGAGAACAAAGTTGGCGGCGACTACAAGCAGGCCGGACAGAAATATACCCTGGCACTGGGGCTGGCGGCCGGCCCGGAGTTTATGTCGCGTCCTGAGCTGCGCCTGTTCGCCTCTTATCTGAATGATTCTGAAAACGGGCACAGCTTCCAGGACAACACCAGTAACGACACCTGGAACTTCGGCGTACAGGTCGAAGCCTGGTGGTAAACGCGCTATCTCCTCATTGTTATCTTTCCTGATTGTCTGGCTCTTTTGCAGGGGCTGATTTGGATAACCGGCGACGGTTATCCATTTTTTTTATTGCGGCTGAAAAAAGCGCGTCTCCAGCAGCTGACGCAGACGATCGGACTGCGTCCCGAAGATCGCATGTACCTCATCGCCGAGGATGACGACGCCAATCGCCCCCGCCTGCTGTAAGCCGGCAGTATCGACCGCCGCCAGCGAAGCCACCGTGACACGCAGCCGCGTCAGGCAGGCATCTACCTGACGAATATTGTCACGGCCGCCGAAGCAGCGCATCAGGCGCTCCAGCAGCGCGCCGTCAACAGGTGGCTCTCCGGCGGGCGGCGACTGACGACTAAAGTAATGTTTAAACGATTTCAGACTCACCATGCGGTTCTCCTTCAGATAAAAAAAGGCGGGCTGCCGCCCGCCATCTTGCTAACAAACGGTGACGGCCGCCGGTTATGACGCTGATGCCAGCGGCGCACGCAGCACGCGACAGCCCCAGGGCGCCAGCGTCAGCGGCCCGGTCAGCGGCGTCCCCGCAATCAGATCCGCGATCCCGGCAGGCAGCTGCAGCTGCTGCGTCTGTGCGGTGAAGTTCTGTACGAAGATAAACGCCTGTTCACCATCGGTGCGGCGCTGAGCGGTGACGCCCGGCGGCAGATCGACCGCCAGCGCGCGCGGCAGCGCCAGCTGTTTAATCAGCGCGCCGTAGAAATCGCGATGAAACGCCAGATCATTGCGCGAGGCGATATACCAGGCTTTGCCTTTACCGATGCGGTTTACGGTCGCCGCCGGGGTACCGGCGTAGAAGTCGCTCTCGTAGCTGGCCAGCGCCGTGGCCCCTTCCAGGTGGATATGCTCGCAGAGTTCACGCGCCTGATAAGGTCCGCTGAGGCCCAGCTCGTTGCCGCGCACGCCGCGCACGCCGTTGAACTCCTCGTCGGTGAGGCTATCGATCTCCTCCGCCCAGATGCCGAGCAGCGGCCGCAGCGGCCCGGGGAAGCCGCCGAGGTAACAGAGATCGCTTTCATTAACGATACCGCTCCAGTAGCTGGCGACGAAGTGGCCGCCCTGCTCCAGATGCTGCTGCACGCGTTGCGCGAAGCCGTCGCGCACCATATAGAGCATCGGCGCTATCACCAGCGCATAGCCGCTGAGATCGCTGTCACCGTTGATCACATCTACCGCCACGCCCTGTTCCCAGAAGGCGCGATAGTGTTCGTTAACCGTGCGCTCATAGTGCAGGCCCAGGTTGCGCGGTCCCTGCGCGTTATCCATCGCCCAGCGGCTCTCCCAGTCGAAGACGATCGCCACCCGGGCATCGACGCGGCAACCCTGTACCGGCGTCATCGCCGCCAGCATGCGCCCCAGCTCGCAAACCTCGCGGCCGGTGCGCGTATCGAGATGACCGACATGATCGACTACCGCGCCGTGAAACTTCTCCACCGAGCCACGGCTTTTGCGCCACTGAAAGTACTGCACCGCATCCGCGCCGTGCGCCACCGCCTGCAGCGAAGAGAGGATATGCATCCCCGGCTTTTTGAGTTTGCTGGTGGGCTGCCAGTTCGTCGCGCTCGGCGTCGATTCCATCAGCACGAATGGCTTGCCCTGCTTCAGGGTGCGCATCAGGTCGTGATACATCGCGGTGTAACAGGCGAGCGCGGTTTCATCCTTCTCGTTGTGCCACATCGGATAGCTGTCCCAGGAGATAAAATCGAGCGCCTGCGCCAGCTTCCAGTAGTCGTAATCGTAGAAGTACTCCATAAAGTTGGTGGTCGCGGGCAGATCGGGATTGGCCTGCTTCAGCGGTTTGATCTCTTCGCGGCAGAAGTCGGTGACCTGATCGGTCATAAACCGCCGCCAGTCCAGGTTAAGACCATGAATCGACACTTCGCCCTGTGGCGCAGGCGACACAATCTGCGACCAGTCGCTGTAGGTATGGCTCCAGAAATCGCTCCACCAGGCGTGGTTGAGATTGTCCAGGGTTTCGTAACGGCGCTGCAGCCAGCCACGGAACGCTTGCTGGCAGCGATCGCAATGGCACTCGCCGCCATACTCATTAGAGATATGCCAGCCGATCACCGCCGGATGATGCGCATAGCGCGCCGCCAGCTGGCTGTTCATCGCCTGCACTTTCTCGCGATAGATCGGTGAGGTCATGCAGTGATTATGTCGGCCGCCATGCAGCGCCGGCACGCGATCGCGCCCGACACGCAGGACCTGCGGGTATTTCTGCGACATCCATGCCGGACGCGCGCCGCTGGGCGTGGCGAGGAACACTGAAATATTCTGCTGCCAGAGCTTATCGATCACCTCGTCCAGCCAGGCGAAATCATAGCGTCCCTCTTCCGGCTCCAGCTTCGCCCAGCTGAAAATACCGACCGACATCACGTTGCAGCGTGCCTGTTTCATCATCGTCACGTCATCGTCGATAATGCCCGGCTGGTGCGCCCACTGTTCCGGATTGTAGTCAGCGCCGTGCAGCAGCGCGTTAACTCTGGCGCTGAGCGGGGGAAATTTATTCATACCTGTTCCTCGGGAGTGTCAGAGACATCAGCGTTAGCGCTAATGGATTAATGAAAAACCTGTAGCGAAGGCAGCGCCTTGCCGTGACAGTCGAACAGCGCCTGATTTTCGCGAGCGTTGCCCTGCTTCCATTCGTCGTGGATATATTTCATGCCGGCCGGCGTCGCCCAGGTATTGCCTGGCGCGGGGATCCACGTCGGTTCCCAGTA
This DNA window, taken from Mixta gaviniae, encodes the following:
- a CDS encoding glucose PTS transporter subunit EIIB, whose amino-acid sequence is MVSLKSFKHYFSRQSPPAGEPPVDGALLERLMRCFGGRDNIRQVDACLTRLRVTVASLAAVDTAGLQQAGAIGVVILGDEVHAIFGTQSDRLRQLLETRFFQPQ
- a CDS encoding beta-galactosidase, giving the protein MNKFPPLSARVNALLHGADYNPEQWAHQPGIIDDDVTMMKQARCNVMSVGIFSWAKLEPEEGRYDFAWLDEVIDKLWQQNISVFLATPSGARPAWMSQKYPQVLRVGRDRVPALHGGRHNHCMTSPIYREKVQAMNSQLAARYAHHPAVIGWHISNEYGGECHCDRCQQAFRGWLQRRYETLDNLNHAWWSDFWSHTYSDWSQIVSPAPQGEVSIHGLNLDWRRFMTDQVTDFCREEIKPLKQANPDLPATTNFMEYFYDYDYWKLAQALDFISWDSYPMWHNEKDETALACYTAMYHDLMRTLKQGKPFVLMESTPSATNWQPTSKLKKPGMHILSSLQAVAHGADAVQYFQWRKSRGSVEKFHGAVVDHVGHLDTRTGREVCELGRMLAAMTPVQGCRVDARVAIVFDWESRWAMDNAQGPRNLGLHYERTVNEHYRAFWEQGVAVDVINGDSDLSGYALVIAPMLYMVRDGFAQRVQQHLEQGGHFVASYWSGIVNESDLCYLGGFPGPLRPLLGIWAEEIDSLTDEEFNGVRGVRGNELGLSGPYQARELCEHIHLEGATALASYESDFYAGTPAATVNRIGKGKAWYIASRNDLAFHRDFYGALIKQLALPRALAVDLPPGVTAQRRTDGEQAFIFVQNFTAQTQQLQLPAGIADLIAGTPLTGPLTLAPWGCRVLRAPLASAS
- a CDS encoding maltoporin, translating into MNTRLRTAAVALAAALTSPTLYAALDNIDFHGYLRGGVGVSQDGGIEEWQKNKIGRLGNEADTYGEVELGSEVYKKDDVSFYVDTMVSMFSDGSNDNETTLGDDAQFGLRQLNLQIKGLVPGDKNAVIWGGKRYYQRHDLHIIDTKYWNISGSGAGIENYTLGPGAISFAWIRGDANDVDYRVDGDNDVNINYLDLRYAGWKPWSGAWTEFGIDYAIPNTTKKQEEYGGLYDAENGVMLTGEISQDIWGGYQKLVVQYADKGLAQNMISQGGGWYDMWNDTRNAKGYRIINTGLLPVTDKFSLNQVFTWGSADDVTAQTNKSTLLSLVGRGQYQFTQYVRAIGEVGSFWQKDENKVGGDYKQAGQKYTLALGLAAGPEFMSRPELRLFASYLNDSENGHSFQDNTSNDTWNFGVQVEAWW